Proteins encoded in a region of the Syntrophorhabdales bacterium genome:
- a CDS encoding sigma-54 dependent transcriptional regulator, whose amino-acid sequence MKQKPTIKPSILILDDEPAQRKILSMILEDAGHDVATTGSPLEALQMLETANFDLVLSDLVMPDMDGVQFLENARRLRPELIVIVITAHGTISSAVEAVKKGAFQYLTKPIGKDELLVVIEKALDQARLTEENKLLRSQLKQQYSIDNMIGQHGRMQEVFRLIRKVAPADTTVLVWGESGVGKEMVAKAIHQLSRRTSRPMLAINCAAIPETLLESELFGYERGAFTGAYAKKKGLVEQASGSTLFLDEIGDLGLQLQGKILRLLQERQIQRLGGTDTIPVDVRIISATHRDLAKMMKEGSFRDDLYYRLNTFPILVPPLRERPTDIPIFIEHFIRKFQSLGSGKVKRVSSAAMQRLLTYHWPGNVRQLESTIERAVILTEGEAIEESHLPAEIVTAYEVPAGETLSAEIEIPVGGVSLEDVEKHLLIQAMQKSGGVIAKAARLLGLTYRTMQYRLDKYGIEYHS is encoded by the coding sequence ATGAAACAGAAGCCAACGATAAAGCCCTCGATATTAATTCTCGATGACGAGCCAGCCCAGCGGAAGATTCTATCTATGATTCTTGAAGACGCGGGCCATGACGTGGCGACGACGGGAAGTCCCCTAGAGGCTCTGCAGATGCTGGAGACGGCTAATTTTGATTTGGTGCTCTCAGATCTAGTCATGCCAGATATGGATGGGGTTCAATTCCTCGAGAATGCCAGACGTCTTCGACCCGAATTGATCGTTATCGTTATCACTGCGCACGGCACCATTTCATCGGCGGTGGAGGCAGTGAAAAAGGGGGCTTTCCAATACCTCACGAAGCCAATCGGGAAGGACGAACTTCTCGTGGTCATTGAGAAGGCGCTGGATCAGGCGCGCCTGACGGAAGAGAACAAGTTGCTGCGCTCACAATTGAAACAGCAGTACTCCATAGATAATATGATCGGGCAGCATGGCAGGATGCAGGAGGTTTTCCGGCTCATCAGGAAGGTCGCGCCAGCCGACACGACAGTCCTGGTCTGGGGAGAAAGCGGGGTCGGAAAGGAAATGGTTGCCAAGGCCATCCACCAGCTCAGCCGCAGGACCTCCCGGCCTATGCTCGCTATAAATTGCGCGGCAATTCCTGAGACGCTGTTAGAATCTGAACTGTTCGGGTACGAGAGAGGCGCCTTTACCGGAGCTTATGCCAAGAAGAAAGGTCTTGTGGAGCAGGCGTCAGGCTCCACTCTGTTCTTGGACGAAATTGGCGACCTCGGCCTTCAGCTTCAGGGCAAGATCCTCCGGCTGCTCCAGGAGCGGCAGATCCAGCGGCTCGGCGGAACTGACACGATCCCGGTAGATGTCCGGATCATTTCGGCAACACACAGGGACCTTGCCAAGATGATGAAGGAGGGTAGTTTTAGAGATGATCTCTATTACCGTCTCAACACGTTTCCCATCCTGGTGCCTCCGCTGAGAGAAAGGCCTACGGACATCCCCATCTTTATTGAGCATTTTATCAGAAAGTTTCAAAGCTTGGGGAGTGGTAAGGTCAAACGGGTTTCTTCTGCTGCTATGCAGCGACTCCTGACCTATCACTGGCCCGGAAATGTACGTCAGCTCGAGTCCACCATCGAACGGGCCGTCATTCTCACTGAAGGTGAAGCTATAGAGGAGTCTCATCTTCCGGCGGAAATCGTAACGGCTTATGAAGTACCAGCAGGTGAGACGCTTTCGGCTGAAATCGAGATTCCGGTCGGAGGGGTTAGTCTTGAAGATGTGGAAAAGCACTTGCTCATCCAGGCTATGCAAAAGAGCGGAGGCGTGATTGCCAAGGCAGCGCGTCTTTTAGGTCTTACCTATCGTACGATGCAGTATCGACTGGACAAGTACGGTATCGAATATCACTCGTAA
- a CDS encoding sigma 54-interacting transcriptional regulator has product MTPTTGNAVLISRSGSGWHASFQPRDIEHYLEQHGALWPKEDLLQNDTPLAHGVDGEYRWFLVRALPLRDEEGNILQWVGTATDVKDRQAAAERLRNEVILREEVDKSNIFEEIVGTSPPLKTVLFHVSKVAPTDSTVLIIGETGTGKELVARAIHKLSSRSSRPFVSVSCAAIPPALIASELFGHEKGAFTGALQRRMGKFEMADGGTIFLDEIGELPAETQVALLRVLQEHEFERVGGNQVIRSNVRVIAATNRDLGAAIEAGTFRSDLFYRLNVFPIEMPPLRERKGDIRMLVERFIQRDAKKMGKKIRDINKKTLDLFHSYAWPGNVRELQNVVERATILCTTETFSVDESWFTRQCPKMEPTTRSLSEKLVTREKEMIESALNETHGRISGPSGAAAKLGIPPSTLESKIRSLKIDKYHFKMG; this is encoded by the coding sequence ATGACCCCAACAACAGGTAACGCCGTACTCATATCGAGGTCAGGCTCCGGTTGGCACGCCTCATTTCAGCCCAGAGACATAGAGCACTATCTCGAACAACATGGTGCCTTGTGGCCTAAAGAAGATCTGCTACAGAATGACACCCCGCTCGCTCACGGCGTAGATGGGGAATATCGCTGGTTCTTAGTTCGCGCCCTACCGTTGCGCGACGAGGAAGGGAACATTCTCCAGTGGGTAGGAACGGCAACGGACGTCAAAGATCGCCAGGCGGCCGCAGAGAGACTCCGAAACGAGGTAATTCTGCGCGAAGAAGTCGACAAATCAAACATATTTGAAGAGATCGTGGGCACATCACCCCCTCTGAAGACCGTGTTATTCCATGTCTCCAAAGTTGCACCAACAGATTCGACCGTCCTCATCATCGGTGAAACCGGTACGGGCAAGGAACTCGTCGCCCGGGCTATCCACAAACTTTCGTCCCGCTCGTCGCGACCTTTCGTGAGCGTGAGTTGCGCCGCAATACCACCGGCATTGATCGCCTCGGAGTTGTTCGGCCACGAGAAGGGTGCCTTCACGGGAGCACTGCAGCGGCGCATGGGTAAATTCGAAATGGCTGATGGAGGCACGATCTTCCTCGACGAAATAGGAGAGCTTCCGGCTGAGACCCAGGTTGCGCTCCTGCGTGTCCTGCAGGAGCATGAATTCGAGCGTGTCGGCGGAAATCAAGTGATTAGGTCAAATGTGCGCGTGATTGCCGCCACCAATCGCGACTTGGGGGCAGCCATCGAAGCCGGCACCTTCAGGAGTGATCTCTTTTACCGGCTTAATGTGTTTCCTATCGAGATGCCGCCGTTGCGTGAACGAAAAGGGGACATCCGCATGCTCGTCGAGCGTTTCATTCAGCGCGACGCAAAGAAGATGGGGAAGAAAATACGGGACATAAACAAGAAGACATTGGACCTCTTTCATTCATATGCGTGGCCTGGCAATGTCCGCGAACTACAGAACGTTGTTGAACGTGCGACCATACTTTGTACAACGGAGACTTTTTCAGTGGATGAGAGTTGGTTCACCCGGCAGTGTCCGAAAATGGAGCCTACAACGCGCTCGCTTTCTGAAAAGCTGGTGACGCGCGAGAAAGAGATGATAGAGTCCGCGCTGAATGAGACCCATGGCCGGATATCCGGACCGTCAGGTGCTGCAGCCAAGCTCGGTATCCCGCCATCCACCCTGGAATCGAAGATCAGATCACTCAAGATAGACAAGTACCACTTCAAAATGGGCTGA